A genomic region of Microtus ochrogaster isolate Prairie Vole_2 unplaced genomic scaffold, MicOch1.0 UNK73, whole genome shotgun sequence contains the following coding sequences:
- the Rrp8 gene encoding ribosomal RNA-processing protein 8, producing the protein MFEEPEWVEAAPAVVGLRPATTQTRPATAPPVKGRKRRHLLATLRTLEAASLSRKSPSPPGSDSEEEEVGRKNKYLQRTSLANTSKEVGEKRKRKCQKQVSSVSDSEDKEVERKCLRHISLGGISTEEEKGKRKCQKYSHSHPTQPLDSVGQTVHNLRTSIATVDPSKPSPESTSCNSLHTLSRKQWRNRQKNKRRHKNKFRPLQTPEQVPSKASTEETETLPAPASDDLQARAGALRARMTQRLDGARFRYLNEQLYSGPSSAAQRLFQEDPEAFLLYHRGFQKQVKKWPLHPVDRIAKDLRQKPASLVVADFGCGDCRLASSVRNPVHCFDLASLDPRVTVCDMAQVPLEDESVDVAVFCLSLMGTNIRDFLEEANRVLKPGGLLKVAEVSSRFEDIRTFLGAVTKLGFKVIYKDLTNSHFFLFDFEKTGPPRVGPKAQLSGLKLQPCLYKRR; encoded by the exons ATGTTCGAGGAGCCCGAGTGGGTCGAGGCGGCCCCAGCAGTCGTGGGCCTCCGTCCCGCGACAACGCAGACCCGGCCGGCGACTGCCCCGCCAGTTAAG GGCCGCAAGCGCCGGCATCTCCTAGCCACATTACGGACCCTGGAAGCAGCATCTCTTTCCCGGAAATCCCCCAGCCCCCCTGGCAGCGattctgaggaggaggaggtaggaaggaagaataaatacCTCCAAAGGACCTCACTTGCCAATACCTCTAAGGAagtaggggagaaaagaaaaagaaaatgtcaaaaacagGTGTCATCTGTCAGTGACTCTGAGGACAAGGAAGTAGAAAGGAAATGCTTAAGACATATTTCTCTTGGTGGGATCtctactgaagaagaaaaaggaaagaggaaatgccAGAAATATTCCCACTCACACCCAACCCAGCCCCTGGACAGTGTTGGCCAAACAG TTCACAATTTGAGGACAAGTATTGCTACAGTTGACCCATCCAAGCCAAGCCCTGAGTCCACATCCTGTAACTCCTTACATACCTTGAGCCGCAAACAGTGGCGGAACCGGCAGAAGAACAAGCGGAGACACAAGAACAAATTTCGGCCACTTCAGACACCAGAGCAGGTTCCTTCCAAAGCTTCCACAGAGGAGACTGAGACGCTCCCTGCACCAGCATCAGACGATCTGCAGGCTCGCGCTGGAGCCCTGCGAGCACGCATGACACAACGGCTGGATGGGGCGCGATTTCGATACCTTAATGAACAGTTGTACTCGGGGCCCAGCAGTGCTGCCCAGCGCCTCTTCCAGGAAGACCCTGAGGCTTTTCTGCTCTATCACCGTGGCTTTCAGAAACAAGTGAAGAAGTGGCCACTGCACCCAGTGGATCGTATTGCCAAAGATCTCCGCCAGAa GCCTGCATCCTTGGTGGTAGCTGACTTTGGCTGTGGAGATTGCCGCCTAGCTTCAAGTGTTCGGAACCCTGTACACTGTTTTGACTTGGCCTCTCTGGACCCCAGGGTCACTGTATGTGACATGGCCCAG GTGCCTCTGGAGGATGAATCTGTGGATGTGGCTGTGTTTTGCCTTTCACTAATGGGAACTAACATCAGGGACTTCCTTGAGGAGGCAAATCGAGTGCTGAAACCAGG GGGTCTGCTCAAAGTAGCTGAAGTCAGCAGCCGCTTTGAGGATATTCGGACATTTTTGGGGGCTGTGACCAAACTTGGCTTTAAGGTCATCTACAAG GACCTGACCAACAGCCACTTCTTcttgtttgactttgaaaagacTGGGCCTCCTCGAGTCGGACCCAAGGCCCAACTCTCAGGCCTGAAACTTCAGCCCTGTCTCTACAAGCGCAGGTGA
- the Ilk gene encoding integrin-linked protein kinase isoform X1: protein MDDIFTQCREGNAVAVRLWLDNTENDLNQGDDHGFSPLHWACREGRSAVVEMLIMRGARINVMNRGDDTPLHLAASHGHRDIVQKLLQYKADINAVNEHGNVPLHYACFWGQDQVAEDLVANGALVSICNKYGEMPVDKAKAPLRELLRERAEKMGQNLNRIPYKDTFWKGTTRTRPRNGTLNKHSGIDFKQLNFLAKLNENHSGELWKGRWQGNDIVVKVLKVRDWSTRKSRDFNEECPRLRIFSHPNVLPVLGACQAPPAPHPTLITHWMPYGSLYNVLHEGTNFVVDQSQAVKFALDMARGMAFLHTLEPLIPRHALNSRSVMIDEDMTARISMADVKFSFQCPGRMYAPAWVAPEALQKKPEDTNRRSADMWSFAVLLWELVTREVPFADLSNMEIGMKVALEGLRPTIPPGISPHVCKLMKICMNEDPAKRPKFDMIVPILEKMQDK from the exons ATGGACGACATTTTCACTCAGTGCCGGGAGGGCAACGCGGTGGCTGTGCGCTTGTGGCTGGACAACACAGAGAACGACCTCAATCAGGG GGATGATCATGGCTTTTCGCCCTTGCACTGGGCCTGCCGAGAAGGCCGCTCTGCAGTAGTTGAGATGCTGATCATGCGGGGAGCACGGATCAATGTGATGAACCGTGGAGATGATACCCCCCTGCATCTGGCGGCCAGTCATGGACACCGTGACATTGTACAGAAG CTGTTACAGTACAAGGCTGACATCAATGCAGTGAACGAGCACGGGAATGTGCCCCTTCACTATGCCTGTTTCTGGGGTCAAGACCAGGTGGCAGAG gaCCTGGTCGCTAACGGGGCTCTTGTAAGCATCTGTAACAAGTATGGAGAGATGCCTGTTGACAAAGCCAAGGCACCCCTTAGAGAGCTTCTCCGAG AACGGGCAGAGAAGATGGGCCAGAATCTCAACCGTATTCCATACAAGGATACATTCTGGAAGGGGACCACTCGCACTCGGCCCC GAAACGGGACCCTCAACAAACACTCCGGTATTGACTTCAAACAGCTCAACTTTCTGGCAAAGCTCAATGAGAATCATTCTGGAGAG CTATGGAAAGGCCGCTGGCAAGGCAATGACATTGTTGTGAAGGTGCTGAAGGTTCGAGACTGGAGTACAAGGAAAAGCAGGGACTTCAATGAGGAGTGTCCCCGGCTCAG GATTTTCTCACATCCAAACGTACTTCCAGTGCTAGGTGCTTGCCAGGCTCCACCAGCTCCCCATCCAACTCTTATCACACACTGGATGCCATATGGATCTCTCTACAATGTACTACATGAAGGCACCA ATTTCGTTGTGGACCAGAGCCAAGCTGTGAAGTTTGCTTTGGACATGGCAAGAGGCATGGCTTTTCTCCACACACTGGAGCCTCTCATACCTCGCCATGCACTAAATAGCCGTAGTGTAATG ATCGATGAAGACATGACTGCTCGAATCAGCATGGCTGATGTCAAGTTCTCTTTCCAGTGCCCAGGGCGCATGTATGCACCTGCCTGGGTGGCCCCTGAAG ccctgcagaagaagccTGAAGACACAAACAGACGCTCAGCAGACATGTGGAGTTTTGCAGTGCTTCTGTGGGAACTGGTGACACGAGAGGTGCCCTTTGCTGACCTCTCGAATATGGAGATTGGAATGAAG GTGGCACTAGAAGGCCTTCGGCCTACCATCCCACCAGGTATTTCCCCTCACGTGTGTAAGCTCATGAAGATTTGCATGAATGAAGACCCTGCAAAGCGACCCAAGTTTGACATGATCGTGCCTATCCTGGAGAAGATGCAAGACAAATAG
- the Ilk gene encoding integrin-linked protein kinase isoform X2 — MLIMRGARINVMNRGDDTPLHLAASHGHRDIVQKLLQYKADINAVNEHGNVPLHYACFWGQDQVAEDLVANGALVSICNKYGEMPVDKAKAPLRELLRERAEKMGQNLNRIPYKDTFWKGTTRTRPRNGTLNKHSGIDFKQLNFLAKLNENHSGELWKGRWQGNDIVVKVLKVRDWSTRKSRDFNEECPRLRIFSHPNVLPVLGACQAPPAPHPTLITHWMPYGSLYNVLHEGTNFVVDQSQAVKFALDMARGMAFLHTLEPLIPRHALNSRSVMIDEDMTARISMADVKFSFQCPGRMYAPAWVAPEALQKKPEDTNRRSADMWSFAVLLWELVTREVPFADLSNMEIGMKVALEGLRPTIPPGISPHVCKLMKICMNEDPAKRPKFDMIVPILEKMQDK, encoded by the exons ATGCTGATCATGCGGGGAGCACGGATCAATGTGATGAACCGTGGAGATGATACCCCCCTGCATCTGGCGGCCAGTCATGGACACCGTGACATTGTACAGAAG CTGTTACAGTACAAGGCTGACATCAATGCAGTGAACGAGCACGGGAATGTGCCCCTTCACTATGCCTGTTTCTGGGGTCAAGACCAGGTGGCAGAG gaCCTGGTCGCTAACGGGGCTCTTGTAAGCATCTGTAACAAGTATGGAGAGATGCCTGTTGACAAAGCCAAGGCACCCCTTAGAGAGCTTCTCCGAG AACGGGCAGAGAAGATGGGCCAGAATCTCAACCGTATTCCATACAAGGATACATTCTGGAAGGGGACCACTCGCACTCGGCCCC GAAACGGGACCCTCAACAAACACTCCGGTATTGACTTCAAACAGCTCAACTTTCTGGCAAAGCTCAATGAGAATCATTCTGGAGAG CTATGGAAAGGCCGCTGGCAAGGCAATGACATTGTTGTGAAGGTGCTGAAGGTTCGAGACTGGAGTACAAGGAAAAGCAGGGACTTCAATGAGGAGTGTCCCCGGCTCAG GATTTTCTCACATCCAAACGTACTTCCAGTGCTAGGTGCTTGCCAGGCTCCACCAGCTCCCCATCCAACTCTTATCACACACTGGATGCCATATGGATCTCTCTACAATGTACTACATGAAGGCACCA ATTTCGTTGTGGACCAGAGCCAAGCTGTGAAGTTTGCTTTGGACATGGCAAGAGGCATGGCTTTTCTCCACACACTGGAGCCTCTCATACCTCGCCATGCACTAAATAGCCGTAGTGTAATG ATCGATGAAGACATGACTGCTCGAATCAGCATGGCTGATGTCAAGTTCTCTTTCCAGTGCCCAGGGCGCATGTATGCACCTGCCTGGGTGGCCCCTGAAG ccctgcagaagaagccTGAAGACACAAACAGACGCTCAGCAGACATGTGGAGTTTTGCAGTGCTTCTGTGGGAACTGGTGACACGAGAGGTGCCCTTTGCTGACCTCTCGAATATGGAGATTGGAATGAAG GTGGCACTAGAAGGCCTTCGGCCTACCATCCCACCAGGTATTTCCCCTCACGTGTGTAAGCTCATGAAGATTTGCATGAATGAAGACCCTGCAAAGCGACCCAAGTTTGACATGATCGTGCCTATCCTGGAGAAGATGCAAGACAAATAG
- the Taf10 gene encoding transcription initiation factor TFIID subunit 10, with the protein MSCSGSGADPEAAPACAASVAGPAPPVSAPATLPTSLATESKASPAGTAGGPGAGAATTGTGPVVVRAGEPAERRGPASVAAGGAAPPEGAMSNGVYALPSAANGEVKPVVSSTPLVDFLMQLEDYTPTIPDAVTGYYLNRAGFEASDPRIIRLISLAAQKFISDIANDALQHCKMKNTASGSSRSKSKDRKYTLTMEDLTPALSEYGINVKKPHYFT; encoded by the exons ATGAGCTGCAGCGGCTCCGGCGCGGACCCCGAGGCGGCGCCGGCCTGTGCCGCCTCTGTCGCGGGTCCGGCGCCTCCGGTGTCGGCTCCCGCCACGCTGCCCACCAGCTTAGCCACGGAGAGCAAGGCCAGCCCCGCGGGGACAGCAGGGGGACCCGGGGCTGGAGCCGCCACTACGGGCACGGGCCCCGTAGTGGTGCGGGCCGGGGAGCCGGCGGAGCGGCGCGGGCCAG CCTCGGTGGCAGCGGGCGGCGCGGCTCCCCCAGAAGGGGCAATGTCCAATGGGGTTTACGCCCTGCCAAGCGCGGCCAACGGAGAAGTGAAGCCCGTAGTGTCCAGTACGCCACTGGTGGACTTCTTGATGCAGCTGGAGGATTACACCCCTACG ATCCCAGATGCAGTGACTGGTTATTACCTGAACCGTGCTGGCTTTGAAGCTTCAGACCCACGCAT AATCCGGCTCATCTCACTAGCTGCCCAGAAATTCATCTCAGATATTGCTAATGATGCCCTACAGCACTGCAAAATGAAGAACACAGCCTCTGGCAGCTCCCGGAGCAAGAGCAAG GACCGCAAGTACACCCTAACCATGGAGGACTTGACCCCTGCCCTCAGTGAATATGGCATCAATGTGAAGAAGCCGCACTACTTCACCTGA